One segment of Xanthomonas oryzae pv. oryzae DNA contains the following:
- a CDS encoding ABC transporter ATP-binding protein, which yields MTAVSSDHVVNARGLRKAYKHRLALDNTSFTIDAGRIVGLIGPNGAGKTTALKAVLGLTDFDGELRVLGMDPRTQRNALMNEVCFIADVAVLPRWLRVGEAIDFVAGVHPRFDRAKCERFLANTQLNRKSRVRELSKGMIVQLHLALVMAIDARILVLDEPTLGLDILYRKQFYQRLLEDYFDEQTTIIVTTHQVEEIEHILTDVMFIRDGRIVLTADMGSVSERYTDVLVGADHLDAARALKPIDERGLPFGKTVMLFDGAPKAQLARFGETRNPGLADLFVAVMKETYA from the coding sequence ATGACCGCCGTCTCCTCCGACCATGTGGTAAACGCACGTGGCCTGCGCAAGGCCTACAAGCATCGGCTCGCGCTGGACAACACCAGCTTCACCATCGACGCCGGCCGCATCGTCGGTCTGATCGGCCCCAACGGCGCCGGCAAGACCACTGCGCTCAAAGCGGTGCTGGGCCTGACCGATTTCGATGGCGAGTTGCGGGTGTTGGGGATGGATCCGCGCACCCAGCGCAACGCGCTGATGAACGAGGTCTGCTTCATCGCCGACGTGGCGGTGCTACCGCGCTGGCTGCGGGTGGGCGAGGCGATCGATTTCGTTGCCGGCGTGCATCCGCGCTTCGATCGCGCCAAGTGCGAACGCTTCCTCGCGAATACCCAGCTCAACCGCAAATCGCGGGTGCGCGAATTGTCCAAGGGCATGATCGTGCAGTTGCATCTGGCGCTGGTCATGGCGATCGACGCACGCATCCTGGTGCTGGACGAACCGACGCTGGGCCTGGACATCCTCTACCGCAAGCAGTTCTACCAGCGCCTGCTGGAGGATTACTTCGATGAGCAGACAACCATCATCGTCACCACGCACCAGGTCGAAGAGATCGAACACATCCTCACCGATGTGATGTTCATCCGCGACGGCCGCATCGTGCTCACCGCCGATATGGGAAGCGTTTCCGAGCGCTATACCGACGTGTTGGTCGGTGCCGACCATCTGGATGCAGCGCGCGCCCTGAAGCCGATCGACGAGCGCGGCCTGCCGTTCGGCAAGACGGTGATGTTGTTCGATGGCGCGCCGAAAGCGCAGCTCGCCCGTTTCGGCGAAACCCGCAATCCCGGCCTGGCCGACCTGTTCGTTGCGGTCATGAAGGAGACCTACGCATGA
- a CDS encoding LacI family DNA-binding transcriptional regulator, with product MPMYAPFFHRKACHVTPAKPTPECTAGGDARRARRGAVTLRDIAGAIGVSRATVSLVLRGSPLVHASTRACVEAELDRQNYVYNRTAANLRQRTSSSIALVINDLSNPFFAEFAAGVNEALGAAGYVTLLGSTGESTQRQQVVLTSLMEHTPAGIILSPAEGSQAQALSQVLGRQRNVVLFNREVEGAQWDLLALDNAQGAFLACTHLIAQGHRRIVFFGGHAASSSCRQRRAGYARAMQEAGLDTLYFEAAPNRQEAALCGVRLLSSDAQAATAAVCYNDSVALGLMAALAKHGILPGRDFAVTGFDDIAEAALFTPALTTLAAHPRARGRQAAQLVLQRIGSPELAAQQLTAAVALKIRASSACAPVARMSSPPPSSPFAHSPTKASGR from the coding sequence ATGCCAATGTATGCGCCTTTCTTTCACCGCAAGGCTTGCCACGTGACACCCGCCAAGCCGACACCCGAGTGCACTGCGGGTGGTGACGCGCGACGCGCGCGTCGCGGCGCGGTGACCTTGCGCGATATCGCAGGGGCCATTGGTGTGTCGCGGGCGACGGTGTCGCTGGTGCTGCGCGGTAGCCCGCTGGTGCATGCAAGCACGCGCGCGTGCGTGGAGGCCGAGCTGGATCGGCAGAATTATGTCTACAACCGTACTGCGGCGAATTTGCGCCAGCGCACCTCGTCCAGCATCGCGCTGGTCATCAACGATTTGTCCAACCCCTTTTTTGCCGAATTCGCCGCCGGTGTCAACGAGGCATTGGGCGCGGCCGGTTATGTGACCCTGCTCGGCAGCACCGGCGAATCGACGCAGCGTCAACAGGTGGTGCTGACCTCGTTGATGGAGCACACGCCGGCGGGCATCATCCTGTCGCCGGCCGAAGGCAGCCAGGCGCAGGCGCTCAGCCAGGTACTCGGCCGCCAACGTAATGTGGTGCTGTTCAACCGTGAGGTAGAAGGCGCGCAGTGGGATCTGCTGGCGTTGGACAATGCGCAGGGCGCGTTTCTGGCGTGCACCCATCTGATCGCGCAAGGGCATCGGCGCATCGTGTTTTTTGGTGGGCATGCTGCATCCAGTTCATGTCGCCAGCGTCGCGCAGGCTATGCGCGCGCGATGCAGGAAGCAGGCTTGGACACCCTGTACTTCGAGGCGGCACCCAATCGCCAGGAAGCTGCACTATGTGGCGTGCGCTTGCTCAGCAGCGATGCGCAAGCTGCGACTGCGGCAGTCTGCTACAACGACAGCGTTGCGCTGGGCTTGATGGCGGCGTTGGCGAAGCACGGCATCCTGCCAGGCCGCGACTTTGCGGTGACCGGCTTCGACGACATCGCCGAAGCAGCGTTGTTCACGCCTGCATTGACAACCCTGGCCGCACACCCGCGTGCGCGCGGAAGACAGGCCGCGCAACTGGTATTGCAGCGGATCGGTAGCCCCGAGCTCGCCGCGCAGCAATTGACCGCAGCAGTCGCCCTGAAAATTCGCGCAAGCAGCGCCTGCGCGCCCGTAGCTCGCATGTCATCACCTCCCCCTAGCAGTCCATTCGCCCATTCCCCCACCAAGGCCTCAGGCCGCTGA
- a CDS encoding carbohydrate kinase family protein: MSAAKHQVVCFGEALIDMLALPQASPAEARTFAQYAGGAPANVAVAVARLGGAAHFVGMLGRDMFGDFLLQSLQQSGVVTDGIVRTDQAKTALAFVALDEAGERSFSFYRPPAADLLFRPEHFAADGFMQAAVLHVCSNSMTEPEIAQCTLDGMRRARADGAIVSLDLNLRPMLWPQDVDPAPLLWDALALADVVKLSREELDYLAGTLDSDASAVTQKLWQGSASWLLVTDGGGPVHWQTRTDSGQVPAFRVQVRDSTAAGDAFVGGLLYQLAARASSLEQLCGDPAAINEVIRFAAAVGALAVTRKGAFAAMPSVDEVHTLIQEQS, encoded by the coding sequence ATGAGTGCGGCCAAGCATCAGGTGGTGTGTTTCGGCGAAGCGTTGATCGACATGCTGGCGTTGCCGCAGGCCAGCCCGGCCGAGGCCCGCACCTTCGCGCAATACGCCGGTGGTGCGCCGGCCAATGTCGCCGTTGCGGTGGCGCGCCTGGGTGGCGCTGCGCATTTCGTCGGCATGCTCGGGCGCGACATGTTCGGTGATTTCCTACTACAGAGCTTGCAGCAGTCCGGCGTGGTGACTGATGGCATCGTGCGCACCGATCAGGCCAAGACTGCATTGGCCTTCGTCGCACTGGACGAAGCGGGCGAGCGCAGCTTCAGTTTCTACCGCCCGCCGGCAGCAGACCTGTTGTTCCGTCCCGAGCACTTCGCTGCCGACGGGTTTATGCAGGCAGCGGTATTGCATGTGTGTTCCAACAGCATGACCGAGCCGGAGATTGCGCAATGCACGCTCGATGGCATGCGCCGTGCGCGCGCCGATGGTGCCATTGTCAGCCTGGATCTGAATCTGCGCCCGATGCTGTGGCCGCAGGATGTGGATCCGGCGCCGTTGCTGTGGGATGCGCTGGCGTTGGCCGATGTGGTCAAGCTCTCGCGCGAAGAACTCGACTATCTGGCGGGGACGCTCGATAGCGATGCCAGTGCGGTGACGCAAAAGCTGTGGCAAGGCAGCGCCAGTTGGTTGCTGGTCACCGATGGCGGCGGGCCGGTGCACTGGCAGACACGCACCGATTCCGGCCAGGTGCCGGCATTCCGCGTGCAGGTGCGCGATAGCACCGCCGCTGGCGATGCATTCGTCGGTGGCCTGCTGTATCAGCTGGCCGCGCGCGCGTCGTCGCTGGAGCAGCTTTGCGGCGATCCGGCGGCCATCAACGAGGTGATTCGCTTTGCTGCCGCGGTCGGTGCGCTGGCGGTGACGCGCAAGGGCGCGTTCGCGGCAATGCCGAGCGTCGATGAAGTCCATACTTTGATCCAGGAACAATCATGA
- a CDS encoding transporter — protein MTGRMVSTAMALALCLANGHAIAQADDAPAFDRPGIPFSTEVVQPGAFAWEQGLPDASTDRSDGQRTTEYTADTLLRLGLFQNVELQLGSDSYRWQHVGGARVRGGGDSSVGLKVALPSRSDSFHWAALGTYSVPTGSPAFSDGYARELGVTASWDLPQQRAIAVYVNYARDDGGNTWTFAPNYTFFSGDRFSSYVEAGFDTGSEHSRVAGAGGAWRLPHAMQLDVSVLRGLTSESPDWQGGIGLSIAFE, from the coding sequence ATGACAGGCCGAATGGTCTCGACCGCAATGGCGCTCGCTCTGTGCCTGGCTAACGGCCACGCCATCGCACAGGCAGACGATGCACCGGCATTCGACCGCCCGGGTATTCCGTTCTCCACGGAAGTAGTGCAGCCAGGCGCCTTCGCCTGGGAACAGGGCCTGCCGGATGCGAGTACCGATCGCAGTGATGGGCAGCGAACCACTGAATACACCGCCGATACGCTGCTGCGCCTGGGGCTGTTCCAGAACGTCGAGCTGCAGCTGGGGAGCGACAGCTATCGCTGGCAGCATGTCGGCGGCGCGCGGGTGCGTGGCGGTGGCGACAGCAGCGTCGGATTAAAGGTGGCCTTGCCGTCGCGCTCGGACAGTTTTCATTGGGCTGCGCTGGGCACCTATAGCGTGCCGACCGGCAGCCCGGCCTTCAGCGACGGCTATGCGCGCGAACTCGGTGTGACCGCGTCCTGGGACCTACCGCAGCAGCGCGCCATCGCGGTGTACGTCAATTACGCGCGCGACGATGGTGGGAACACCTGGACCTTCGCGCCCAATTACACGTTTTTCTCCGGTGATCGTTTCAGCAGCTACGTGGAAGCGGGTTTCGACACCGGCAGTGAGCATTCGCGCGTGGCCGGTGCGGGCGGCGCCTGGCGGCTGCCGCATGCGATGCAGCTGGACGTGTCGGTATTGCGTGGCCTGACCTCGGAGAGCCCGGATTGGCAGGGCGGCATCGGGCTGTCGATCGCGTTCGAGTGA
- a CDS encoding FKBP-type peptidyl-prolyl cis-trans isomerase N-terminal domain-containing protein produces the protein MVAMSASMPAMSHQPAAAATKEKPALNASSEKSTRDNVSYAIGMDVARSFEPIAQDIDVNAMQRAIENAFKGGKPLLSDEQTQATDTALRTALAARNGQQVPGVAPGAAPAAPSKENVGLMLGDRAVGPSLAGIKDEIDLSILMDAVRTVFSKGTTRLTQQEAMATMQAFASAKQGAAGAKNREEGNAFLAKNKTEKGVITTASGLQYMVLRQGSGERPMRTNKVRVNYEGKLLNGQVFDSSYQRGQPAEFGLDQVIPGWTEGVALMPVGSKYRFWIPSNLAYGPNGTQGIGPDATLTFDVELMGILP, from the coding sequence ATGGTGGCAATGTCGGCATCGATGCCGGCCATGTCGCATCAACCGGCCGCAGCGGCCACCAAGGAGAAGCCAGCTTTGAATGCATCGTCTGAGAAGAGCACGCGCGACAACGTCAGCTACGCCATCGGTATGGACGTCGCACGTTCGTTCGAGCCGATTGCTCAGGACATCGACGTGAACGCGATGCAACGCGCCATCGAAAATGCATTCAAGGGCGGCAAGCCGCTGTTGTCGGATGAGCAGACCCAGGCCACCGACACCGCACTGCGTACCGCGCTCGCTGCCCGCAACGGCCAGCAGGTGCCGGGCGTGGCGCCGGGTGCCGCGCCGGCTGCACCGTCCAAGGAAAATGTTGGCCTGATGCTCGGCGATCGCGCTGTTGGTCCGTCGCTGGCCGGCATCAAGGACGAGATCGATCTGTCGATCCTGATGGACGCGGTGCGCACCGTGTTCTCCAAGGGCACCACGCGTCTGACCCAGCAGGAAGCGATGGCCACCATGCAGGCGTTCGCCTCTGCCAAGCAGGGCGCTGCCGGTGCCAAGAATCGCGAAGAAGGCAATGCCTTCCTTGCCAAGAACAAGACCGAGAAGGGCGTGATCACCACGGCGTCCGGCCTGCAATACATGGTGTTGCGCCAGGGCAGCGGCGAGCGCCCGATGCGGACAAACAAGGTCCGTGTGAACTACGAGGGCAAGCTGCTCAACGGGCAGGTCTTCGACAGTTCCTACCAGCGCGGCCAGCCGGCGGAGTTCGGTCTGGATCAAGTCATTCCCGGTTGGACCGAGGGCGTTGCGTTGATGCCGGTCGGTTCGAAATATCGTTTCTGGATTCCATCCAACTTGGCCTATGGCCCGAACGGCACGCAGGGGATCGGACCTGACGCAACGTTGACGTTCGATGTTGAACTGATGGGTATCCTTCCCTGA
- a CDS encoding UDP-glucose dehydrogenase family protein: MRVAIFGTGYVGLVTGTCLAEVGHHVICVDIDRAKVDGLNRGVIPIYEPGLEPMVKANHASGRLRFTTDAAEAIAHGEITFIAVGTPPDEDGSADLQYVLAVARTVGRHIDGPAVVVNKSTVPVGTADKVRVAIQEELDARGVDHEFDVVSNPEFLKEGDAVADCMRPDRIVIGAKKPAAIARMRRLYAPFNRNRDRIVEMDVRSAELTKYAANAMLATKISFMNEIANIAERVGADVEHVRNGIGSDPRIGWHFIYPGAGYGGSCFPKDVQALAKTAEQYGMQPTLLNAVESVNNAQKGHLFELVQRHYGTEGTGSVAGKTFAVWGLAFKPNTDDMRAASSRRLMEQLWEAGATVRAYDPEATHEAKRIFGERDDLTFCDDAFSALQGADALVVVTEWKQFRSPDFGKIKQALKDDVVFDGRNLYDPQEIEAAGLAYYAIGRGRSLHA; encoded by the coding sequence ATGCGAGTTGCGATCTTTGGTACCGGTTATGTTGGTCTTGTCACCGGAACCTGTCTGGCCGAAGTCGGTCATCACGTTATCTGTGTAGACATCGATCGGGCGAAAGTTGATGGGCTCAATCGTGGGGTGATTCCCATCTATGAACCCGGCCTGGAGCCGATGGTGAAAGCCAATCACGCCTCTGGCCGGTTGCGCTTCACCACCGATGCTGCCGAGGCGATCGCGCATGGCGAAATCACCTTTATCGCCGTGGGCACGCCGCCGGATGAAGACGGCAGCGCCGACCTGCAGTACGTGCTGGCGGTTGCGCGTACGGTGGGCCGCCATATCGATGGGCCCGCGGTCGTGGTGAACAAATCCACCGTGCCGGTCGGCACCGCCGACAAGGTGCGCGTGGCGATCCAGGAAGAGCTGGATGCACGTGGCGTGGACCATGAGTTCGACGTGGTTTCCAACCCCGAGTTCCTCAAAGAAGGCGATGCGGTAGCCGACTGCATGCGTCCCGATCGCATCGTGATCGGGGCCAAGAAGCCGGCGGCCATTGCGCGGATGCGTCGTCTGTACGCACCGTTCAATCGCAACCGCGATCGCATCGTGGAAATGGACGTGCGCTCGGCCGAGCTGACCAAGTACGCGGCCAACGCGATGCTGGCGACCAAGATCAGTTTCATGAACGAGATCGCCAATATTGCCGAGCGTGTTGGTGCGGACGTCGAGCACGTGCGTAACGGCATCGGCTCGGATCCGCGGATAGGCTGGCACTTCATCTATCCCGGCGCCGGTTACGGCGGCTCGTGCTTCCCGAAGGACGTGCAGGCACTGGCCAAGACGGCCGAGCAGTACGGCATGCAGCCGACCCTGCTCAACGCAGTGGAAAGCGTCAACAACGCGCAGAAGGGCCATCTGTTCGAACTGGTGCAGCGTCATTACGGCACCGAAGGCACTGGCAGCGTCGCTGGCAAGACGTTTGCCGTTTGGGGTCTCGCGTTCAAGCCCAACACCGACGACATGCGTGCCGCGTCCAGCCGTCGCCTGATGGAGCAGTTGTGGGAAGCCGGTGCCACCGTGCGCGCCTACGACCCGGAAGCCACCCATGAAGCCAAGCGCATCTTCGGCGAGCGCGACGATCTGACCTTCTGCGACGATGCTTTTTCCGCACTGCAAGGCGCGGATGCACTGGTCGTGGTCACCGAGTGGAAGCAGTTCCGCAGCCCTGACTTCGGCAAGATCAAGCAGGCACTGAAGGACGACGTCGTGTTTGACGGTCGCAACCTGTACGACCCGCAGGAAATCGAAGCCGCGGGTCTGGCGTACTACGCCATCGGACGAGGCCGTTCGTTGCATGCATGA
- a CDS encoding SlyX family protein has product MHEQLSPRDQALEARLVELETRLSFQEQALNELSEALADARLTGARNAELIRHLLDDLGKVRSTLFADAADEPPPPHY; this is encoded by the coding sequence ATGCATGAGCAACTCTCGCCGCGCGACCAGGCACTGGAAGCGCGGTTGGTTGAACTGGAAACGCGCCTCTCCTTTCAGGAGCAGGCGCTTAACGAACTGAGTGAAGCACTTGCGGACGCCCGTTTGACGGGCGCCCGCAATGCCGAACTGATCCGCCACCTGCTCGATGATCTGGGCAAGGTGCGCTCCACGTTGTTTGCCGATGCAGCGGATGAACCGCCGCCTCCGCACTACTGA
- the fucP gene encoding L-fucose:H+ symporter permease — protein MVSLSTQSSVPSGNKAAVNNGVALSVVTTIFFMWGFLTCLNDILIPHLKAVFELNFAQAMLVQFTFFGAYFLMSLPAGWLVNRFGYKQGIVAGLAVAAVGALGFWPAAELRVYGAFLGALFVLATGITILQVAANPYVALLGPERSASSRLTLAQALNSLGTAIAPLLGGWLILSNTVMSGDQLKALPEAGQLAYRVQEAQAVQGPYIGLSIVLFLLAIFVFLFRLPALTDASARKDESKHSLLDALRHPHVRFGVLAIFFYVGAEVAIGSLMVNYFSLPQIGGFTEREATKYVSAYWTLAMIGRFIGSALLATLSPRVLLSVFAAINAVLLGLTMASGGMLAVYALAAIGLFNSIMFPTIFTLGIERLGPLTGRASSLLIMAIVGGAIVPYLQGLLADSIGLHESFVLPLLCYLYIVFYGIWGSRLRGALVEARA, from the coding sequence ATGGTTTCCCTTTCCACGCAATCCTCCGTGCCCAGTGGCAACAAGGCGGCCGTCAACAACGGCGTCGCGTTGTCGGTGGTGACCACGATCTTCTTCATGTGGGGTTTTCTCACCTGCCTCAACGACATCCTGATTCCGCACTTGAAGGCGGTGTTCGAGCTCAACTTCGCGCAGGCGATGCTGGTGCAATTCACCTTCTTCGGTGCGTACTTCCTGATGTCGCTGCCTGCCGGTTGGCTGGTGAATCGGTTTGGCTACAAGCAGGGCATCGTGGCCGGATTGGCGGTGGCGGCGGTGGGCGCGCTGGGCTTCTGGCCGGCGGCGGAATTGCGCGTGTATGGCGCATTTCTCGGCGCATTGTTCGTGCTGGCCACCGGCATCACCATCTTGCAGGTCGCTGCCAATCCCTACGTTGCCTTGCTGGGTCCGGAGCGCAGCGCTTCCAGCCGCTTGACCCTGGCGCAGGCGCTGAATTCGCTCGGCACTGCGATCGCACCGCTGTTGGGCGGCTGGTTGATCCTGTCCAACACGGTGATGAGCGGCGATCAACTGAAAGCCTTGCCGGAAGCTGGGCAGCTCGCCTATCGCGTGCAGGAAGCGCAGGCCGTGCAAGGTCCTTATATCGGGCTGAGCATCGTGTTGTTCCTGCTGGCGATCTTCGTGTTTCTGTTCCGTCTGCCGGCATTGACCGATGCAAGCGCGCGCAAGGACGAGAGCAAGCATTCCTTGCTCGATGCTTTGCGTCATCCGCATGTGCGCTTCGGTGTGCTGGCGATCTTTTTCTATGTCGGCGCAGAAGTGGCGATCGGCAGCCTGATGGTCAATTACTTCTCGCTGCCGCAGATCGGTGGGTTCACCGAGCGTGAGGCAACCAAGTATGTGTCGGCCTACTGGACCCTGGCGATGATCGGCCGTTTCATCGGCTCGGCGCTGCTGGCCACATTGTCGCCACGCGTGTTGTTGTCGGTGTTCGCTGCGATCAACGCGGTGTTGCTGGGCCTGACCATGGCCAGCGGCGGCATGTTGGCGGTGTACGCGCTGGCGGCGATCGGCCTGTTCAATTCGATCATGTTCCCGACCATCTTCACCCTGGGCATCGAACGGCTTGGCCCGCTGACCGGTCGCGCGTCGAGCCTGTTGATCATGGCCATTGTCGGTGGCGCCATCGTGCCGTATCTGCAAGGGCTGCTTGCCGACAGCATCGGCCTGCATGAGTCGTTCGTGCTGCCGCTGCTGTGCTACCTGTACATCGTGTTCTACGGTATCTGGGGCTCGCGTTTGCGCGGTGCACTGGTGGAGGCACGCGCATGA
- a CDS encoding glutathione peroxidase, which translates to MLLNRLLVIVFIGFFAKSAFAAGTPVLDVDYRPLAGKTPINLNLTYGGKVVMVVNTASKCGYTPQYEGLEALNQRFASRGFTVLGFPSNDFHGQEPGSEKQIQEFCTLTYGVKFPMFEKVHVLGAEATPLYQRLTQATGVAPGWNFHKYLIGRDGRVVAQFPSKIKPDDPSVLAAIERELKAPSR; encoded by the coding sequence ATGTTGCTAAATCGTCTATTAGTTATTGTATTTATTGGATTTTTTGCGAAATCCGCGTTTGCCGCCGGCACTCCGGTGCTGGATGTGGACTACCGCCCGCTGGCCGGCAAGACACCAATCAACCTGAACCTTACCTACGGGGGCAAGGTCGTCATGGTGGTCAATACCGCCAGCAAGTGTGGCTACACCCCCCAATACGAAGGCCTGGAAGCGCTCAATCAGCGCTTTGCCAGCCGCGGCTTCACCGTGCTGGGCTTCCCGTCGAACGATTTCCATGGCCAGGAACCCGGATCTGAGAAACAGATCCAGGAATTCTGCACGTTGACCTATGGCGTCAAGTTCCCGATGTTTGAGAAGGTGCATGTGCTGGGTGCAGAGGCAACGCCGCTGTATCAGCGCTTGACCCAAGCCACCGGCGTGGCGCCGGGCTGGAATTTTCACAAGTACCTGATTGGTCGCGATGGTCGCGTGGTTGCGCAGTTCCCCAGCAAGATCAAGCCGGACGATCCGAGCGTCCTGGCCGCAATCGAACGCGAGCTCAAGGCGCCGTCGCGCTGA
- a CDS encoding DUF2058 domain-containing protein: MSDTLRDQLLELGFKSAPQPERKPDARPAARAHGDGGKPGPGGNRPGQGRGPQRPHAAAATDRNGERKPNGRPERRHDGKPGVASRPQHPAADRRGPRPARTREDIDLAKAYAIRAQREKDERIEAERVKQEEARLRREAKAKLEELLKDKGLNDAAADIARHFPYGGKIKRIYVNADQLRALNAGELGVLQLNGRYLLVTAEVLAEAEAVFAPSVALKVDPNAPAGEDPYADPKYRVPDDLVW; encoded by the coding sequence ATGAGCGATACCTTACGTGACCAGTTGCTTGAGTTGGGCTTCAAGTCCGCCCCCCAGCCCGAACGCAAACCCGACGCACGGCCTGCAGCGCGTGCGCATGGCGACGGTGGCAAGCCAGGACCCGGCGGCAATCGGCCGGGCCAGGGCAGGGGACCGCAGCGGCCGCATGCCGCTGCAGCGACCGACCGCAATGGCGAGCGCAAACCCAATGGCAGGCCCGAGCGTCGGCATGACGGCAAGCCCGGCGTAGCGTCGCGTCCGCAGCATCCGGCTGCAGACCGTCGTGGCCCCAGGCCGGCACGCACGCGCGAAGATATCGATCTGGCCAAGGCCTATGCGATCCGTGCGCAGCGCGAGAAAGACGAGCGCATCGAAGCCGAGCGAGTGAAGCAGGAAGAAGCACGCCTGCGTCGCGAAGCCAAGGCCAAGCTCGAAGAGCTGCTGAAGGACAAAGGTTTGAATGATGCCGCTGCGGATATCGCCCGGCACTTTCCGTATGGCGGCAAGATCAAGCGCATTTACGTCAACGCCGATCAGCTCAGGGCGCTCAACGCTGGCGAGCTCGGCGTGCTGCAACTCAACGGTCGCTATTTGCTGGTGACTGCCGAGGTGCTCGCCGAAGCTGAGGCGGTGTTCGCCCCATCGGTCGCCTTGAAAGTGGACCCGAACGCACCGGCAGGCGAGGACCCGTACGCGGACCCCAAATATCGGGTTCCAGACGACTTGGTCTGGTAA
- a CDS encoding GntR family transcriptional regulator, with protein MNDIQWSDGAPIYRQLKERVIAMMLDGILKPGDALPSVRQVAADYQLNPITVSRAYQELADENLVEKRRGLGMFMTQEAAQKLRGSERERFLTEEWPAVLERIQRLGLSIDDLLPQGKTP; from the coding sequence ATGAATGACATTCAGTGGAGCGATGGCGCTCCCATCTACCGCCAACTCAAGGAACGGGTAATTGCCATGATGCTTGATGGAATCCTCAAACCCGGCGATGCCCTGCCCTCGGTGCGCCAAGTGGCGGCCGACTACCAACTCAACCCCATCACCGTCTCGCGCGCCTATCAGGAATTGGCCGACGAGAACTTGGTGGAGAAACGCCGCGGCCTGGGCATGTTCATGACCCAGGAGGCCGCACAGAAACTGCGTGGCAGCGAACGCGAGCGTTTCTTGACTGAAGAATGGCCCGCCGTGCTGGAAAGGATCCAGCGCCTGGGACTGTCCATCGACGATCTGTTGCCACAGGGAAAAACACCATGA
- a CDS encoding AGE family epimerase/isomerase, with amino-acid sequence MSRLPATPAPDFRSADVLRQHIADTMAFYHPRAIDPAGGFFQYFRDDGSIYDAGHRHLVSSTRFVFNYAMAYREFGDAAYLQAVRHGLDYLRNVHRNPQTGGYAWTLRDGVVEDDMNHCYGVAFVLLAYSCGLKAGVDEARAWMDETWQLLEKHFWEAEFGLYRDEADAQFNFTGYRGQNANMHMCEAMIAAYEASGEQRYLDRALVLAENMTRRQAAKADGLVWEHYDPQWNIDWDYNRDNPKHLFRPWGFQPGHQTEWAKLLMLLDRYAPADWLLPTAQHLFDVAVERSWDAQRAGLYYGFDPDGEVCDDDKYFWVQAESLAAAALLAQRSGDDRYWQWYDKLWAYSWAHMIDHHYGAWYRILDADNRKYSDEKSPAGKTDYHTMGACYEVLNVLRPAV; translated from the coding sequence ATGAGCCGTTTGCCTGCAACACCCGCACCCGATTTCCGTTCGGCTGACGTCTTGCGCCAGCACATCGCCGACACCATGGCGTTCTACCATCCGCGCGCGATCGATCCGGCGGGCGGGTTTTTCCAGTATTTCCGCGATGACGGTTCGATCTACGATGCCGGGCATCGGCATCTGGTCAGCAGTACGCGCTTCGTCTTCAACTATGCGATGGCGTACCGCGAGTTTGGCGATGCTGCGTATTTGCAGGCGGTGCGTCACGGGCTGGACTATCTGCGCAACGTGCATCGCAACCCGCAAACCGGCGGTTATGCATGGACGCTGCGCGATGGTGTGGTCGAAGACGACATGAATCACTGCTACGGCGTGGCCTTCGTGCTGCTGGCGTATTCGTGCGGTCTGAAAGCCGGCGTCGATGAGGCGCGCGCGTGGATGGACGAAACCTGGCAGCTGCTGGAAAAGCACTTCTGGGAAGCGGAGTTCGGGCTGTATCGCGACGAAGCCGACGCGCAATTCAACTTCACCGGCTACCGTGGCCAGAACGCCAACATGCATATGTGCGAGGCGATGATCGCCGCGTACGAGGCCAGCGGCGAGCAGCGTTATCTCGATCGCGCGCTGGTGCTGGCCGAGAACATGACCCGGCGCCAGGCCGCCAAGGCCGATGGGCTGGTGTGGGAGCATTACGACCCGCAGTGGAACATCGATTGGGACTACAACCGCGACAATCCCAAGCACCTGTTCCGCCCTTGGGGCTTCCAGCCAGGCCATCAGACCGAATGGGCCAAGTTGTTGATGCTGCTGGATCGCTATGCACCGGCCGACTGGTTACTGCCGACTGCGCAGCATCTGTTCGATGTGGCGGTGGAGCGTTCATGGGATGCGCAGCGCGCTGGGCTGTATTACGGTTTCGATCCCGACGGCGAAGTCTGCGACGACGACAAGTATTTCTGGGTGCAGGCCGAGTCGTTGGCCGCAGCCGCATTGCTGGCCCAGCGCAGCGGCGATGATCGCTACTGGCAGTGGTACGACAAGCTGTGGGCCTATTCGTGGGCGCACATGATCGACCATCATTACGGTGCGTGGTATCGCATTCTGGATGCGGACAACCGCAAGTACAGCGATGAGAAGAGTCCGGCCGGCAAGACCGATTACCACACCATGGGCGCGTGTTACGAAGTCTTGAACGTGCTGCGGCCGGCTGTGTGA